One stretch of Streptomyces sp. 135 DNA includes these proteins:
- a CDS encoding VWA domain-containing protein, with translation MGPAISLRKVEDSAPALVSLYKSAGVSLRKHGLEGARAAVYLVVDYSGSMRPYYRDGSVQALADRVLGLCAHLDDDGRVPTVFFSTDIDAVTEIALDDHRGRIDAIVAGLGHMGKTSYHLAMDAVIDHYLDHAAHADGSATPALVIFQTDGGPISRLAAERYLCKAAKLPLFWQFIGFGDPASKQFDYLRKLDELAVPAKRPVDNAGFFHAGNDPLAVPDDELYDRLVGEFPAWLAAARAAGIAA, from the coding sequence ATGGGTCCCGCGATCAGTCTGCGCAAGGTGGAGGACTCGGCGCCCGCGCTGGTCAGCCTCTACAAGAGCGCCGGGGTGTCCTTGCGCAAGCACGGCCTGGAGGGCGCCCGGGCGGCGGTCTACCTCGTCGTCGACTACTCCGGATCCATGCGGCCGTACTACCGGGACGGCAGCGTCCAGGCCCTCGCCGACCGGGTGCTCGGCCTCTGCGCGCACCTCGACGACGACGGGAGGGTGCCCACCGTCTTCTTCTCCACGGACATCGACGCGGTGACGGAGATCGCGCTCGACGACCACCGCGGCCGGATCGACGCCATCGTGGCCGGGCTCGGACACATGGGGAAGACCAGCTACCACCTGGCGATGGACGCCGTCATCGACCACTACCTCGACCACGCTGCACACGCCGACGGCTCCGCGACGCCCGCCCTGGTGATCTTCCAGACTGACGGCGGGCCGATCAGCAGGCTCGCCGCCGAGCGCTATCTGTGCAAGGCGGCGAAGCTGCCCCTGTTCTGGCAGTTCATCGGCTTCGGCGACCCGGCGAGCAAGCAGTTCGACTATCTGCGCAAGCTCGACGAACTCGCCGTGCCGGCCAAGCGCCCGGTCGACAACGCGGGCTTCTTCCACGCCGGGAACGACCCCTTGGCCGTGCCGGACGACGAGTTGTACGACCGGCTGGTGGGGGAGTTCCCCGCATGGCTCGCGGCGGCCCGGGCGGCCGGGATCGCGGCCTAG
- a CDS encoding glucose 1-dehydrogenase, whose product MGSREISYGLDGRTVLITGAARGQGAAEARLFAEAGARVVVTDVRVEEGREVAASLGGHGEFVRHDVTDARSWAAAVARALDVFGRLDALVNNAALWRTASVEEETYENFEALLRVNLLGPFLGIQAVLPALKEAGGGSIVNVSSTAGLVGIPGHAAYGSTKFGLRGLTRSSALDLARYGVRVNSVHPGAVDTPMIAATSAGRDWSHLPLGRMGRPEEVGEVVLFLASDASSYVTGAEFAVDGGSTTG is encoded by the coding sequence ATGGGCTCACGGGAGATCTCGTACGGGCTGGACGGCAGGACGGTTCTGATCACCGGGGCGGCGCGCGGGCAGGGCGCGGCGGAGGCGCGGCTGTTCGCCGAGGCCGGGGCGCGGGTCGTGGTCACGGACGTACGGGTGGAGGAGGGGCGCGAGGTCGCCGCGTCCCTGGGCGGGCATGGGGAGTTCGTACGTCATGACGTGACGGACGCGCGGAGCTGGGCGGCGGCCGTGGCGCGCGCCCTCGACGTCTTCGGGCGGCTCGACGCCCTGGTGAACAACGCCGCGCTGTGGCGCACGGCCTCCGTGGAGGAGGAGACGTACGAGAACTTCGAGGCGCTGCTCCGCGTCAATCTGCTGGGGCCGTTCCTCGGTATCCAGGCGGTGCTGCCCGCGCTGAAGGAGGCGGGCGGGGGTTCGATCGTGAACGTCTCGTCGACGGCGGGGCTGGTCGGCATCCCGGGTCACGCGGCGTACGGCTCGACGAAGTTCGGGCTGCGGGGCCTGACCCGGTCCTCGGCGCTTGACCTCGCGCGGTACGGGGTCCGGGTCAACTCGGTGCATCCGGGGGCGGTCGACACCCCGATGATCGCCGCGACCTCCGCCGGGCGGGACTGGTCGCATCTGCCGCTCGGCAGGATGGGCCGCCCGGAGGAGGTCGGCGAGGTGGTGCTGTTCCTGGCGTCGGACGCGTCGTCGTACGTCACGGGCGCGGAGTTCGCTGTGGACGGCGGCTCGACGACGGGGTGA
- a CDS encoding carbohydrate ABC transporter permease, with protein MTARTRTHTRTTLASRIGLPVAVAALLVFTLFPVYWMISTALDPKALTRGSDVLPSGISLEHFEFVFDKGNFGTYLLNSALVGLATIVAAGLLSLFAAIAVARFKFRFRTSVLIMILIVQMVPLEALVIPLFIQMRDYDMLNSLLGLSVVYIALSLPFAIWTLRGFVATVPKEVEEAAYIDGASWPRMFWSVLLPLVAPGLVATSIFAFITAWNEFVFAYTFMKGSDKYTAAVGIYQFFGENSTSWGPVMASSTLVTVPVMIFFVIVHRKLGSGLAAGAVKG; from the coding sequence GTGACCGCCCGCACGCGTACCCACACCCGCACCACGCTCGCGAGCCGCATCGGCCTACCGGTTGCCGTCGCCGCGCTCCTCGTCTTCACCCTCTTCCCCGTCTACTGGATGATCTCCACCGCGCTCGACCCGAAGGCGCTCACCCGCGGCTCGGACGTGCTGCCCAGCGGCATCAGTCTCGAACACTTCGAATTCGTCTTCGACAAGGGCAACTTCGGTACGTACCTGCTGAACTCGGCGCTCGTCGGCCTCGCCACGATCGTCGCGGCCGGACTGCTCTCCCTCTTCGCCGCCATCGCGGTGGCACGCTTCAAGTTCCGCTTCCGCACCTCCGTACTGATCATGATCCTGATCGTGCAGATGGTGCCGCTGGAGGCCCTGGTCATCCCGCTCTTCATCCAGATGCGGGACTACGACATGCTCAACTCCCTGCTGGGCCTGAGCGTCGTCTACATCGCCCTCTCGCTGCCCTTCGCGATCTGGACGCTGCGCGGCTTCGTCGCCACCGTCCCGAAGGAGGTCGAGGAGGCCGCGTACATCGACGGGGCGTCCTGGCCGCGGATGTTCTGGTCGGTGCTGCTGCCGCTGGTCGCGCCGGGCCTCGTCGCCACCTCGATCTTCGCCTTCATCACGGCGTGGAACGAGTTCGTCTTCGCGTACACCTTCATGAAGGGCAGCGACAAGTACACGGCGGCCGTCGGCATCTACCAGTTCTTCGGGGAGAACTCGACGTCCTGGGGCCCGGTCATGGCCAGCTCCACCCTGGTCACGGTACCGGTGATGATCTTCTTCGTGATCGTGCACCGGAAGCTCGGCTCGGGCCTGGCGGCGGGCGCGGTCAAGGGCTGA
- a CDS encoding sugar ABC transporter permease: MKDATVVKDTLVGGGGPEAPVRREPPSPDGGAEAARRRKKLITLTRPWLLLTPSLLVLAGLLLWPLIQVGKLSLQDYEVKFGGGTGTFTGFDHYSDLLGSDLLWQTVLPNTVFFAIACVGLTVALGTLVALLLNRLGPTWRLICSIAILAAWAMPAVTGTYVWIWLFQPQDGMVSQLAGSIGLIDPETTNWFTERGPFYAIATLNVIHHGFPFVAITVLAGLMTIPKELYEAGELDGANAWQRFWNITVPTIKPVFLVVTILSTIWDFKVFTQIYLMPGGDGSNPEVYNLGVYSYIEAFAKNDYGAGAAAAVLLTVLLLIITVVYIRTLFRQGEEDL, from the coding sequence GTGAAGGACGCGACTGTCGTGAAGGACACGCTCGTCGGCGGCGGCGGACCGGAGGCACCGGTCCGCCGCGAGCCCCCGTCGCCCGACGGCGGCGCCGAGGCCGCCCGCCGCCGCAAGAAACTGATCACCCTCACCCGCCCCTGGCTCCTCCTCACCCCCTCCCTCCTCGTCCTCGCGGGACTCCTGCTCTGGCCGCTGATCCAGGTCGGCAAGCTCTCCCTCCAGGACTACGAGGTCAAGTTCGGCGGCGGCACCGGCACGTTCACCGGCTTCGACCACTACAGTGACCTGCTCGGCAGCGACCTGCTGTGGCAGACCGTCCTGCCCAACACCGTCTTCTTCGCCATCGCCTGCGTCGGCCTGACCGTCGCCCTCGGCACGCTCGTGGCGCTGCTCCTCAACCGTCTCGGGCCGACCTGGCGACTGATCTGCTCGATCGCGATCCTCGCCGCCTGGGCCATGCCCGCGGTGACGGGAACGTACGTCTGGATCTGGCTCTTCCAGCCACAGGACGGCATGGTCAGCCAGCTCGCGGGCTCGATCGGCCTCATCGACCCCGAGACCACCAACTGGTTCACCGAACGCGGGCCGTTCTACGCCATCGCCACCCTCAACGTCATCCACCACGGCTTCCCGTTCGTCGCCATCACCGTCCTCGCGGGACTCATGACGATCCCCAAGGAGCTGTACGAGGCGGGAGAGCTGGACGGCGCGAACGCCTGGCAGCGGTTCTGGAACATCACGGTGCCGACGATCAAGCCCGTCTTCCTGGTGGTGACCATCCTCTCCACCATCTGGGACTTCAAGGTCTTCACCCAGATCTATCTGATGCCGGGCGGCGACGGCTCCAACCCGGAGGTCTACAACCTCGGCGTCTACTCCTACATCGAGGCCTTCGCCAAGAACGACTACGGCGCGGGCGCGGCGGCCGCGGTGCTGCTCACCGTGCTGCTCCTGATCATCACCGTCGTCTACATCCGTACGCTCTTCCGGCAAGGGGAGGAGGACCTGTGA
- a CDS encoding sugar ABC transporter substrate-binding protein, which produces MKRRVIAAVAVAMSLGLTATACGGDDGDDGGKATDGKGKTLTVWIMEGTNPDARPFFKEAGEAFEKKTGAKIKVEYQQWATAQKKFTTAIEGGPDQVPDVAEVGTTWVPQFAETDALVDVTDEVKKSGLGDDLVEGLKDAGTLDGKQYGMPWYAGVRSLVYRKDLFAKHDIKPPTTWQELRTAAKTLKEKEPNLVAFPVAGGAEMFAAPFVWGAGGELATESGGSWKSGINSPEAVKGIEFYTDLATKDKVSPAKVSTWTEKEVGEAWNKSEIGMSIGGNWTPKAIVDKNPSLKGKLGAVPLPGQNGGMSKSFLGGSYLSTFDTDKKELAWEFVKMLTTGEFAAKWAEQTNYFPGQNSELEKIAAKKDPLVEPFAKQMLEAGATVPKTKAYGEIQASKVIPRMVQSILTGKASVQEAADKAADDMDAIFAKDK; this is translated from the coding sequence ATGAAGCGACGGGTCATCGCGGCTGTTGCTGTCGCCATGAGTCTCGGACTGACCGCCACGGCGTGCGGCGGCGATGACGGTGACGACGGCGGCAAGGCCACCGACGGCAAGGGCAAGACCCTCACCGTATGGATCATGGAGGGGACCAACCCCGACGCGCGGCCCTTCTTCAAGGAGGCCGGGGAGGCCTTCGAGAAGAAGACCGGCGCCAAGATCAAGGTCGAGTACCAGCAGTGGGCCACCGCCCAGAAGAAGTTCACCACCGCCATCGAGGGCGGCCCCGACCAGGTGCCGGACGTGGCCGAGGTCGGCACGACCTGGGTGCCGCAGTTCGCCGAGACCGACGCGCTCGTCGACGTCACCGACGAGGTGAAGAAGTCGGGCCTCGGCGACGACCTGGTCGAGGGGCTGAAGGACGCGGGCACGCTCGACGGCAAGCAGTACGGCATGCCCTGGTACGCGGGCGTCCGCTCGCTCGTCTACCGCAAGGACCTCTTCGCCAAGCACGACATCAAGCCCCCGACCACGTGGCAGGAGCTGCGGACGGCCGCGAAGACGCTCAAGGAGAAGGAACCGAACCTGGTCGCCTTCCCGGTGGCGGGCGGCGCGGAGATGTTCGCCGCCCCCTTCGTCTGGGGCGCCGGCGGCGAACTGGCCACCGAGTCCGGCGGCTCGTGGAAGTCCGGCATCAACTCGCCCGAGGCCGTCAAGGGCATCGAGTTCTACACGGACCTCGCCACCAAGGACAAGGTCTCCCCGGCCAAGGTCAGCACCTGGACGGAGAAGGAGGTCGGCGAGGCCTGGAACAAGAGCGAGATCGGGATGTCCATCGGCGGCAACTGGACCCCGAAGGCGATCGTCGACAAGAACCCGTCCCTCAAGGGCAAGCTCGGCGCCGTGCCGCTCCCGGGCCAGAACGGCGGCATGAGCAAGTCCTTCCTCGGCGGCTCTTACCTGTCCACGTTCGACACGGACAAGAAGGAACTCGCCTGGGAGTTCGTGAAGATGCTGACCACCGGCGAGTTCGCCGCCAAGTGGGCCGAGCAGACGAACTACTTCCCCGGCCAGAACTCCGAGCTGGAGAAGATCGCGGCGAAGAAGGACCCGCTGGTCGAGCCGTTCGCCAAGCAGATGCTGGAGGCCGGCGCCACGGTCCCCAAGACCAAGGCGTACGGCGAGATCCAGGCGTCGAAGGTCATCCCGCGCATGGTCCAGTCGATCCTCACCGGAAAGGCGTCCGTCCAGGAAGCCGCGGACAAGGCCGCCGACGACATGGACGCCATCTTCGCCAAGGACAAGTGA
- a CDS encoding glutamate synthase subunit beta encodes MADPKGFLNHGREVAKTRPVGERVRDWNEVYVPGSLLPIISKQASRCMDCGIPFCHNGCPLGNLIPEWNDYAYREDWQAAQERLHATNNFPEFTGRLCPAPCESACVLGINQPAVTIKNVEVSIIDKAWETGDVAPQAPERLSGKTVAVIGSGPAGLAAAQQLTRAGHTVAVYERADRIGGLLRYGIPEFKMEKRHINRRIEQMRAEGTKFRTGVEIGRDIDAMKLRKRYDAVVIAAGATISRDLPVPGRDLNGIHFAMEYLPLANKVQEGDFVAPPITAEGKHVVVIGGGDTGADCVGTAHRQGAASVTQLEIMPKPGEDRAPHQPWPTFPMLYKVTSAHEEGGERVYSVSTTHFEGDEDGNVQFLHLVEVEFIDGKLTQKPGTERKIPAQLVTLAMGFTGTDRENGLVDQFALELDERGNIARDADFQTNVPGVFVAGDAGRGQSLIVWAIAEGRSAARGVDRFLTGASDLPAPIRPTDRALTV; translated from the coding sequence ATGGCTGATCCCAAGGGCTTTTTGAACCACGGCCGCGAGGTCGCCAAGACCCGCCCGGTCGGCGAGCGCGTCCGCGACTGGAACGAGGTCTACGTTCCCGGTTCGCTCCTCCCGATCATCTCCAAGCAGGCCTCGCGCTGCATGGACTGCGGCATCCCGTTCTGCCACAACGGCTGTCCGCTCGGAAACCTCATCCCCGAGTGGAACGACTACGCCTACCGCGAGGACTGGCAGGCCGCGCAGGAGCGGCTGCACGCCACGAACAACTTCCCGGAGTTCACGGGCCGTCTCTGCCCGGCCCCGTGCGAGTCGGCGTGCGTCCTCGGCATCAACCAGCCGGCCGTCACCATCAAGAACGTCGAGGTCTCCATCATCGACAAGGCGTGGGAGACCGGCGACGTGGCGCCGCAGGCGCCCGAACGGCTGTCCGGCAAGACGGTCGCGGTCATCGGCTCCGGCCCGGCGGGTCTCGCCGCCGCCCAGCAGCTGACCCGCGCCGGTCACACCGTCGCCGTCTACGAGCGCGCCGACCGCATCGGCGGCCTGCTCCGCTACGGCATCCCTGAGTTCAAGATGGAGAAGCGGCACATCAACCGCCGCATCGAGCAGATGCGGGCGGAGGGCACCAAGTTCCGCACCGGCGTGGAGATCGGCCGGGACATCGACGCGATGAAGCTGCGCAAGCGGTACGACGCCGTGGTCATCGCCGCCGGTGCCACCATCTCCCGCGACCTGCCCGTCCCGGGCCGCGACCTGAACGGCATCCACTTCGCCATGGAGTACCTGCCGCTCGCCAACAAGGTCCAGGAGGGCGACTTCGTGGCGCCCCCCATCACCGCCGAGGGCAAGCACGTCGTCGTCATCGGCGGCGGCGACACCGGCGCGGACTGCGTGGGCACCGCCCACCGCCAGGGCGCGGCCTCGGTCACCCAGCTGGAGATCATGCCGAAGCCGGGCGAGGACCGGGCGCCGCACCAGCCGTGGCCGACCTTCCCGATGCTGTACAAGGTGACCTCCGCGCACGAGGAGGGCGGCGAGCGGGTCTACTCCGTCTCGACCACGCACTTCGAGGGCGACGAGGACGGCAACGTCCAGTTCCTGCACCTCGTCGAGGTGGAGTTCATCGACGGCAAGCTGACCCAGAAGCCGGGCACCGAGCGCAAGATCCCGGCCCAGCTGGTCACCCTCGCGATGGGCTTCACCGGCACCGACCGGGAGAACGGCCTCGTGGACCAGTTCGCCCTGGAGCTCGACGAGCGCGGCAACATCGCGCGCGACGCCGACTTCCAGACCAACGTCCCCGGCGTCTTCGTCGCCGGTGACGCGGGCCGGGGCCAGTCGCTCATCGTCTGGGCGATCGCCGAGGGCCGTTCGGCGGCACGCGGCGTCGACCGCTTCCTCACCGGTGCGAGTGATCTTCCGGCCCCGATCCGCCCGACGGACCGCGCCCTGACGGTCTAG
- the gltB gene encoding glutamate synthase large subunit, whose protein sequence is MRTHAWSPMDGRPAPQGMYDPRNEHDACGVGFVATLTGVASHDLVEQALTVLRNLEHRGATGSEPDSGDGAGILLQVPDAFLREVAGFELPAAGAYAVGIAFLPVDTAGTTDAAVSQIETIASEEGLTVLGWRDVPVAPELLGATARSTMPVFRQVFVADGESTGLELDRKAFMLRKRAEREAGTYFPSLSARTIVYKGMLTTGQLEPFFPDLSDRRFATAVALVHSRFSTNTFPSWPLAHPYRFVAHNGEINTVKGNRNWMRARESQLASDLFGSEKLDRIFPICTPDASDSASFDEVLELLHLGGRSLPHSVLMMIPEAWENHASMDPARRAFYQYHSTMMEPWDGPACVTFTDGTQVGAVLDRNGLRPGRYWVTDDGLVVLGSEVGVLDIDPAKVVRKGRLQPGRMFLVDTAEHRIVEDDEIKAALAAENPYQEWLETGEIELSDLPEREHIVHTHASVTRRQQTFGYTEEELRIILAPMAKTGGEPLGSMGTDTPIAALSERPRLIFDYFTQLFAQVTNPPLDAIREELVTSLHSSLGPQGNLLEPTAASCRSVTLPFPVIDNDELAKLIHINADGDMPGMKAATLSGLYRVGGGGDALAARIDEICAEADAAIEAGARLIVLSDRHSDAEHAPIPSLLLTSAVHHHLIRTKQRTQVGLLVEAGDVREVHHVALLIGYGAAAVNPYLAMESVEDLVRAGTFLPGIEPEQAIRNLIYALGKGVLKVMSKMGISTVASYRGAQVFEAIGLDQAFVERYFSGTTTKIGGAGLDVIAQEVAARHAKAYPASGVPSAHRALDIGGEYQWRREGEPHLFDPETVFRLQHSTRSRRYDIFKQYTGRVNEQSERLMTLRGLFGFKSNRPSIPVDEVEPASEIVKRFSTGAMSYGSISKEAHETLAIAMNQLGGKSNTGEGGEDADRLYDPARRSSIKQVASGRFGVTSEYLVNADDIQIKMAQGAKPGEGGQLPGHKVYPWVAKTRHSTPGVGLISPPPHHDIYSIEDLAQLIHDLKNANPAARIHVKLVSEVGVGTVAAGVSKAHADVVLISGHDGGTGASPLTSLKHAGGPWELGLAETQQTLLLNGLRDRIVVQTDGQLKTGRDVIIAALLGAEEFGFATAPLVVSGCVMMRVCHLDTCPVGIATQNPALRERFSGKAEYVVNFFEFIAEEVRELLAELGFRSIEEAVGHAELLDTEKAVKHWKAQGLDLEPLFHVPALPAGAVRHQVTVQDHGLEKALDNELIKLSADALAASSVTDAQPVRAQVAIRNINRTVGTMLGHEVTKKFGGAGLPDDTIDITFTGSAGQSFGAFVPRGVTLRLEGDANDYVGKGLSGGRIIVRPDRGADHLAEYSTIAGNTIAYGATGGELFLRGRTGERFCVRNSGATVVSEGVGDHGCEYMTGGHAVVLGETGRNFAAGMSGGVAYVIDLDRDNVNAGNLGAVEELSDSDKVWLHDVVRRHQEETGSTVAEKLLAEWDVAVARFSKIIPSTYKAVLAAKDAAERAGLSETEITEKMMEAATNG, encoded by the coding sequence ATGCGTACCCACGCCTGGTCGCCCATGGACGGTCGCCCCGCCCCCCAGGGGATGTACGACCCCCGTAACGAACACGACGCCTGCGGTGTCGGGTTCGTGGCCACCCTCACCGGTGTTGCCAGCCACGACCTGGTCGAACAGGCGCTGACGGTACTGCGCAACCTCGAACACCGTGGCGCCACCGGCTCCGAGCCCGACTCCGGTGACGGCGCCGGAATCCTGCTCCAGGTGCCCGACGCCTTCCTGCGCGAGGTGGCCGGATTCGAACTGCCCGCGGCCGGCGCCTACGCCGTCGGCATCGCCTTCCTGCCGGTCGACACCGCGGGCACCACCGACGCCGCCGTCTCACAGATCGAGACGATCGCTTCCGAAGAGGGCCTGACCGTCCTCGGCTGGCGCGACGTGCCCGTCGCCCCCGAGCTGCTGGGTGCCACCGCCCGCTCCACGATGCCGGTCTTCCGGCAGGTCTTCGTCGCCGACGGCGAGAGCACCGGCCTGGAGCTGGACCGCAAGGCGTTCATGCTGCGCAAGCGCGCCGAGCGCGAGGCCGGGACGTACTTCCCCTCGCTCTCCGCCCGCACCATCGTCTACAAGGGCATGCTGACCACCGGCCAGCTGGAGCCGTTCTTCCCCGACCTGTCCGACCGCCGCTTCGCCACGGCCGTCGCGCTCGTCCACTCCCGCTTCTCGACGAACACGTTCCCGAGCTGGCCGCTCGCACACCCGTACCGCTTCGTCGCGCACAACGGCGAGATCAACACCGTCAAGGGCAACCGCAACTGGATGCGCGCCCGCGAGTCCCAGCTCGCCTCCGACCTCTTCGGAAGCGAGAAGCTGGACCGGATCTTCCCGATCTGCACGCCGGACGCCTCCGACTCCGCGTCCTTCGACGAGGTCCTCGAACTCCTGCACCTCGGCGGACGCTCGCTGCCGCACTCCGTGCTGATGATGATCCCGGAGGCCTGGGAGAACCACGCCTCCATGGACCCGGCACGGCGCGCCTTCTACCAGTACCACTCCACGATGATGGAGCCCTGGGACGGCCCGGCCTGCGTCACCTTCACCGACGGCACCCAGGTCGGCGCGGTCCTCGACCGCAACGGCCTGCGCCCCGGCCGCTACTGGGTCACCGACGACGGCCTCGTCGTCCTCGGCTCCGAGGTCGGCGTCCTCGACATCGACCCCGCGAAGGTCGTCCGCAAGGGCCGCCTCCAGCCCGGCCGGATGTTCCTCGTCGACACCGCCGAGCACCGCATCGTCGAGGACGACGAGATCAAGGCCGCCCTCGCCGCCGAGAACCCGTACCAGGAGTGGCTGGAAACCGGCGAGATCGAGCTCTCCGACCTGCCCGAGCGCGAGCACATCGTGCACACGCACGCCTCCGTCACGCGCCGCCAGCAGACCTTCGGCTACACCGAGGAAGAGCTGCGGATCATCCTCGCGCCGATGGCCAAGACCGGCGGCGAGCCGCTCGGCTCCATGGGCACCGACACCCCGATCGCGGCCCTGTCCGAACGCCCGCGCCTGATCTTCGACTACTTCACGCAGCTGTTCGCGCAGGTCACCAACCCGCCGCTGGACGCCATCCGCGAAGAGCTCGTCACCTCGCTGCACAGCAGTCTGGGCCCGCAGGGCAACCTCCTTGAGCCGACCGCCGCGTCCTGTCGCAGCGTCACCCTGCCCTTCCCGGTGATCGACAACGACGAGCTGGCCAAGCTCATCCACATCAACGCCGACGGCGACATGCCCGGCATGAAGGCCGCGACCCTCTCCGGCCTCTACCGCGTCGGCGGCGGCGGCGACGCGCTCGCCGCCCGCATCGACGAGATCTGCGCCGAGGCCGACGCCGCCATCGAGGCCGGCGCCCGCCTGATCGTGCTCTCCGACCGGCACTCCGACGCCGAGCACGCGCCGATCCCCTCGCTGCTGCTCACCTCGGCCGTCCACCACCACCTCATCCGCACCAAGCAGCGCACCCAGGTGGGCCTGCTCGTCGAGGCGGGCGACGTGCGCGAGGTCCACCACGTGGCCCTCCTCATCGGCTACGGCGCCGCCGCCGTCAACCCCTACCTCGCGATGGAGTCCGTCGAGGACCTCGTCCGCGCGGGCACGTTCCTGCCCGGGATCGAGCCCGAGCAGGCCATCCGCAACCTCATCTACGCCCTCGGCAAGGGCGTCCTGAAGGTCATGTCCAAGATGGGCATCTCCACCGTCGCCTCCTACCGCGGCGCCCAGGTCTTCGAGGCCATCGGTCTCGACCAGGCCTTCGTGGAGCGGTACTTCAGCGGTACGACGACGAAGATCGGCGGCGCCGGCCTCGACGTCATCGCCCAGGAGGTCGCCGCCCGCCACGCCAAGGCCTACCCGGCCTCCGGCGTGCCCTCCGCGCACCGCGCGCTGGACATCGGCGGCGAGTACCAGTGGCGCCGCGAGGGCGAGCCGCACCTGTTCGACCCCGAGACGGTCTTCCGCCTCCAGCACTCCACGCGCAGCCGCCGCTACGACATCTTCAAGCAGTACACGGGCCGTGTGAACGAGCAGTCCGAGCGGCTCATGACGCTGCGCGGCCTCTTCGGCTTCAAGTCCAACCGCCCCTCGATCCCCGTCGACGAGGTCGAGCCGGCCTCCGAGATCGTCAAGCGGTTCTCGACCGGCGCCATGTCGTACGGCTCCATTTCCAAGGAGGCGCACGAGACCCTCGCCATCGCCATGAACCAGCTGGGCGGCAAGTCCAACACCGGTGAGGGCGGCGAGGACGCGGACCGGCTCTACGACCCGGCGCGCCGCTCCTCTATCAAGCAGGTCGCCTCCGGCCGCTTCGGTGTGACCAGCGAGTACCTGGTCAACGCCGACGACATCCAGATCAAGATGGCCCAGGGCGCCAAGCCCGGCGAGGGCGGCCAGCTGCCCGGCCACAAGGTCTACCCGTGGGTCGCCAAGACGCGTCACTCGACGCCGGGCGTCGGCCTCATCTCGCCGCCGCCGCACCACGACATCTACTCCATCGAGGACCTCGCCCAGCTCATCCACGACCTCAAGAACGCCAACCCGGCGGCCCGCATCCACGTGAAGCTGGTCTCCGAGGTCGGCGTCGGCACGGTCGCCGCGGGCGTCTCCAAGGCCCACGCGGACGTCGTCCTCATCTCCGGCCACGACGGCGGCACGGGCGCCTCGCCGCTGACCTCGCTCAAGCACGCGGGCGGTCCCTGGGAGCTCGGCCTTGCCGAGACCCAGCAGACGCTGCTGCTCAACGGCCTGCGCGACCGCATCGTCGTACAGACCGACGGCCAGCTGAAGACCGGCCGTGACGTGATCATCGCCGCGCTGCTCGGCGCCGAGGAGTTCGGTTTCGCGACCGCGCCGCTCGTCGTCTCCGGCTGCGTCATGATGCGCGTCTGCCACCTGGACACCTGCCCGGTCGGCATCGCCACGCAGAACCCGGCGCTGCGCGAGCGGTTCTCCGGCAAGGCCGAGTACGTCGTGAACTTCTTCGAGTTCATCGCCGAGGAGGTCCGCGAACTCCTCGCCGAGCTGGGCTTCCGCTCCATCGAGGAGGCCGTCGGCCACGCCGAACTCCTCGACACCGAGAAGGCCGTCAAGCACTGGAAGGCGCAGGGCCTGGACCTGGAGCCGCTCTTCCACGTGCCCGCGCTGCCCGCCGGAGCCGTGCGCCACCAGGTCACCGTCCAGGACCACGGCCTGGAGAAGGCGCTCGACAACGAGCTGATCAAGCTCTCCGCCGACGCGCTGGCCGCCTCCAGCGTGACCGACGCGCAGCCCGTGCGTGCCCAGGTCGCCATCCGCAACATCAACCGCACGGTCGGCACCATGCTGGGCCACGAGGTGACGAAGAAGTTCGGCGGCGCGGGCCTGCCCGACGACACCATCGACATCACCTTCACCGGCTCGGCGGGCCAGTCGTTCGGCGCCTTCGTGCCGCGCGGTGTCACCCTGCGCCTCGAAGGCGACGCCAACGACTACGTCGGCAAGGGCCTGTCCGGCGGCCGCATCATCGTCCGCCCGGACCGCGGCGCCGACCACCTCGCGGAGTACTCGACCATCGCGGGCAACACCATCGCGTACGGCGCGACCGGCGGCGAGCTGTTCCTGCGCGGCCGCACCGGCGAGCGCTTCTGCGTCCGCAACTCCGGCGCGACCGTGGTCTCCGAGGGCGTGGGCGACCACGGCTGCGAGTACATGACCGGCGGCCACGCCGTCGTCCTCGGCGAGACCGGGCGCAACTTCGCGGCCGGCATGTCCGGCGGCGTCGCGTACGTCATCGACCTGGACCGCGACAACGTGAACGCGGGCAACCTGGGCGCCGTCGAGGAGCTGTCCGACTCCGACAAGGTGTGGCTGCACGACGTGGTGCGCCGCCACCAGGAGGAGACGGGCTCGACCGTCGCCGAGAAGCTGCTCGCCGAGTGGGACGTGGCGGTGGCGCGCTTCAGCAAGATCATCCCCAGCACGTACAAGGCAGTGCTCGCCGCCAAGGACGCCGCCGAGCGAGCCGGTCTCTCCGAGACCGAGATCACCGAGAAGATGATGGAGGCGGCGACCAATGGCTGA